Proteins encoded in a region of the Phormidium ambiguum IAM M-71 genome:
- the queF gene encoding preQ(1) synthase yields the protein MTTQSFNPNNSEVEESSEMKYGERLIAEGQLITFPNPRIGRRYDVNISLPEFTCKCPFSGYPDFATIYISYVPNEKVVELKSLKLYINSFRDRYISHEESINQILDDFVAACDPLEATVKGDFAPRGNVHTVIEVSHQRNS from the coding sequence ATGACAACGCAATCTTTTAATCCAAATAATTCTGAAGTAGAAGAAAGTTCAGAAATGAAATATGGCGAACGTTTGATTGCTGAAGGGCAGTTAATTACTTTCCCCAATCCGCGCATTGGCAGACGCTACGATGTTAATATTAGTTTGCCTGAATTTACTTGTAAGTGTCCGTTTTCTGGATATCCAGATTTTGCCACAATTTATATCAGTTATGTACCTAATGAAAAAGTTGTAGAGTTAAAATCTTTGAAACTTTATATTAACAGTTTCCGCGATCGCTACATTTCCCATGAAGAATCTATTAATCAAATTTTAGATGATTTTGTTGCCGCTTGCGACCCTTTAGAAGCCACTGTTAAAGGGGATTTTGCACCTAGAGGAAATGTACATACAGTAATTGAAGTAAGCCATCAGCGTAATTCCTGA